In one Arachis duranensis cultivar V14167 chromosome 9, aradu.V14167.gnm2.J7QH, whole genome shotgun sequence genomic region, the following are encoded:
- the LOC107465487 gene encoding uncharacterized protein LOC107465487, translating to MSDRVLLKVYYFGQILLQTSEGAKFICENPVDVVIPFIISFEELKGLICEKIDSERAQKISCVLYRCPISVFGGFVQFQTRYVTDEASMQEMFSMYIENRAQISFIELYVEFEQSEADRNILWEDYNSDSEEEFESNYECVGWCGDEDHDGDEDHGEGNMDPDVTEVADALANDMPFGEPSFMRVLDLEAMHVPEFPEYMTAEVPIVADGEFAVGMEFSSREAVVKAIKEYTIRRSVDYRVYESEPLTFYAKCTQYGSGCDWLIRVSLISRKYCWVIRRYNGSHTCTRATISQDHSKLDSITIAEAIKPLVEADPSLKVKSVIAEVQSKFNYTVSYRKAWLAKQRAVEKIFGGWEASYEALPIWFEAMCHKEPSAVVHFETMPAYQGDDLVGHIRVLHRVFWSYYPCIRTFRHCKPVVQVDGTHLYGKYKGCLLVAVSQDGNNNIVPIAFAIVEGETSDAWHFFLSNLRQHVVTRDSVGLISDRHESINAAVERSNGAWSPPRAFHMFCIRHIESSFLRKFKAPYLQKLFVNIGYSRTVREYEVRYQRLRERGEAYTNWLNQIPREQYALAFDGGYRWGHMTTNIVECINSVLKGARNLPITALVKATFYRLNELFTRKRAEAEARINAGHVFSEVVISKLHANQLASGNIQVSCFDRQNEVFEVREMPSGLEFAVDLRGLQCDCGEFQVDRIPCRHVFACCANQRLDWKLYVHDVYKMDQVRWVYRARFRPLGNPTTWPAYNGPCYVPNPYLRRVSKGRPRMTRFLNEMDTRMLRRPRRCMLCGAEGHSRSRCRQSAGRIADGNAQ from the exons ATGAGTGATAGAGTACTACTAAAGGTGTATTATTTTGGtcaaattttattacaaacGTCTGAAGGGGcaaaatttatttgtgaaaatccaGTAGATGTTGTTATTCCTTTTATCATTTCCTTTGAAGAACTCAAAGGTTTGATCTGTGAGAAGATTGATTCTGAGAGGGCACAAAAAATATCCTGTGTTCTATACAGATGTCCCATATCGGTATTTGGTGGGTTTGTCCAATTTCAAACAAGATATGTGACGGATGAAGCGAGCATGCAGgagatgttttcaatgtatattgaaaACCGGGCCCAGATCTCGTTTATCgagttgtatgttgagtttgaacaatctGAGGCAGACCGAAACATTCTATGGGAAGATTATAATAGTGACAGTGAAGAAGAGTTCGAAAGCAACTACGAATGTGTTGGTTGGTGTGGAGATGAAGATCATG ATGGAGATGAAGATCATGGTGAGGGAAATATGGATCCAGATGTGACAGAGGTGGCAGATGCACTCGCAAACGATATGCCGTTTGGGGAGCCTTCATTCATGCGAGTTCTGGACTTGGAAGCCATGCATGTTCCGGAGTTTCCGGAATATATGACTGCAG AAGTTCCTATTGTCGCAGATGGTGAATTTGCTGTTGGGATGGAGTTTAGTTCCCGGGAAGCTGTTGTTAAGGCAATAAAAGAGTATACCATACGACGAAGCGTAGATTACCGGGTGTATGAGTCTGAGCCTTTGACATTTTATGCCAAGTGTACACAGTATGGGTCAGGATGTGATTGGCTTATTAGGGTAAGCTTGATCAGCAGGAAGTATTGTTGGGTTATAAGGAGGTATAATGGTAGTCACACTTGTACCAGAGCCACCATTTCACAGGATCATTCGAAGCTGGACTCCATCACAATTGCAGAAGCAATAAAGCCATTGGTTGAGGCTGACCCCTCCTTAAAGGTAAAATCGGTTATAGCAGAAGTGCAATCGAAGTTCAACTATACTGTTAGTTATCGGAAAGCATGGTTGGCTAAGCAAAGGGcagtagaaaaaatatttggaggtTGGGAGGCATCGTACGAAGCGTTGCCTATATGGTTTGAGGCCATGTGTCATAAGGAGCCATCAGCTGTTGTCCATTTTGAGACTATGCCTGCATACCAAGGCGATGACTTGGTCGGTCATATTCGGGTACTGCATAGAGTATTTTGGAGTTACTACCCCTGTATCAGGACATTCAGACATTGTAAGCCAGTTGTCCAGGTGGACGGGACTCACTTGTACGGAAAGTATAAGGGTTGTCTCCTAGTCGCAGTTTCACAGGATGGCAACAACAATATCGTCCCAATTGCGTTTGCTATTGTCGAGGGAGAGACTTCTGATGCATGGCACTTTTTCCTTAGTAACTTGCGTCAACATGTTGTGACTCGGGATAGTGTGGGACTAATATCCGACCGACACGAATCCATCAATGCAGCTGTGGAACGGAGTAACGGAGCCTGGTCACCTCCTAGAGCTTTTCATATGTTCTGCATCAGGCATATAGAGTCGAGTTTTCTGCGGAAATTCAAGGCACCGTACCTCCAAAAATTGTTCGTCAACATAG GATATTCCAGGACGGTGCGGGAGTATGAAGTGCGTTACCAGCGATTACGGGAACGGGGGGAAGCGTATACCAACTGGTTAAACCAAATTCCTCGCGAACAGTATGCATTGGCGTTTGATGGTGGATACCGATGGGGTCACATGACAACGAATATAGTGGAATGCATCAATTCAGTGTTGAAGGGTGCACGCAATCTTCCTATTACTGCTCTTGTCAAGGCAACATTCTACAGGCTAAACGAGCTTTTCACCAGAAAAAGAGCAGAGGCAGAAGCGCGGATTAATGCTGGCCATGTGTTCTCCGAAGTCGTGATCTCGAAGTTGCATGCAAACCAACTTGCATCAGGAAACATACAGGTCAGTTGCTTTGACCGGCAGAATGAGGTCTTCGAGGTGCGTGAGATGCCAAGCGGACTGGAGTTTGCAGTCGATCTACGTGGCCTTCAATGTGACTGTGGTGAGTTCCAGGTGGACCGGATCCCCTGCAGACATGTGTTCGCATGTTGCGCAAACCAGCGACTGGATTGGAAACTATATGTGCATGATGTGTATAAGATGGACCAAGTTCGGTGGGTGTACCGAGCAAGATTTAGGCCACTAGGTAACCCGACGACATGGCCTGCGTACAACGGTCCTTGCTACGTACCGAATCCGTATCTGAGACGTGTCTCGAAAGGGCGCCCCAGGATGACGCGCttcttgaatgagatggacACGCGAATGTTACGTCGTCCTAGGCGATGTATGCTATGTGGAGCTGAGGGACACAGTCGTAGTAGATGCCGTCAGTCAGCTGGTAGAATTGCCGACGGAAATGCTCAGTAA